Proteins encoded together in one Bradyrhizobium sp. PSBB068 window:
- a CDS encoding flagellar protein yields MSIDGVSGRTSYIGTNILNLRNQLNDLTTQLATGKVSTTYAGQGLDRGFALSLRAQISGINAFSDTATNLNTRLSVANLSLQGLSDVGSQVKNASTTATLTLNENGQTSGQITAQAAFANAVAMLNTQSGDRYLFSGRAMDTPATVPADTMLKGTATQAGLTQLINERKQADQGANLMGRLSVSSPPATTTVTSVAEDGSPFGLKLLSVQSSLTGATVTQPAGTPKSASVDLGAVNPKDGDKIKFNFTLPDGTTDAVELTATTTNPPPAGSFLIGADTTATTANLQATLTSSIKTLSDTSLVAASAIAASNNFFNPVATVSGAAVNNHNTPPAPISGATALSGAAGTDSLSTSFAAGDTITVNGTPITFVASGATGNQVNITDSVQTLMSKIDQISGTKNPSTISNGAITLHGADGQNLAISSSNTAALGALGIANNTTATPAPLRVGGPPFNTASNLVAGTPANTVYWYTGENGPGSARGTALAQVDQSITVQYGARANEQAFRYLLQNVAVYAAVTTNASNPNANAQVTALAQRVGANLAPQSGQQQIQDVQAEFAGAQTATKAATDRQTQLKSMSETMLDSIEGVNQDEVATKILALQTSLQASYQTTSMLYQTTLLKYLPIG; encoded by the coding sequence ATGTCGATCGACGGCGTAAGCGGCAGAACTTCCTATATCGGCACCAATATCCTCAACCTGCGCAATCAGCTCAATGACCTGACGACGCAGCTTGCGACCGGCAAGGTATCGACGACCTATGCGGGGCAGGGGCTCGATCGCGGCTTCGCACTCAGCCTGCGTGCGCAGATCAGCGGCATCAATGCGTTTTCCGACACCGCCACCAACCTCAACACCCGCCTGAGTGTAGCCAATCTCAGCTTGCAGGGGCTGTCCGACGTCGGCAGTCAGGTGAAGAACGCTTCGACGACGGCGACGCTGACGCTCAACGAGAACGGGCAGACCTCGGGCCAGATCACGGCGCAGGCCGCGTTCGCCAACGCGGTCGCGATGCTCAATACCCAGTCGGGCGACCGCTATCTGTTCTCCGGCCGTGCCATGGATACGCCGGCCACGGTGCCTGCCGACACCATGTTGAAGGGCACGGCGACCCAGGCCGGCCTCACCCAGCTGATCAACGAGCGCAAGCAGGCCGATCAGGGCGCCAACCTGATGGGACGCCTCAGCGTGTCGTCGCCGCCGGCGACCACGACGGTGACCAGCGTCGCTGAGGACGGCTCGCCATTCGGCCTGAAGCTGCTGTCGGTGCAGTCGTCATTGACCGGCGCCACGGTGACGCAGCCGGCCGGGACGCCGAAGTCGGCGTCGGTCGATCTCGGCGCCGTCAATCCGAAAGATGGCGACAAGATCAAGTTCAACTTCACGCTGCCCGACGGCACCACCGATGCAGTCGAGCTCACGGCAACGACGACGAACCCGCCGCCGGCCGGTTCGTTCCTGATCGGTGCCGACACCACGGCGACGACGGCCAACCTTCAGGCGACGTTGACGTCGTCCATCAAGACGCTGAGCGACACATCACTGGTCGCGGCCTCCGCGATCGCGGCTTCGAACAACTTCTTCAATCCGGTCGCGACCGTGTCGGGCGCCGCCGTCAATAACCACAACACGCCGCCGGCGCCGATCTCGGGCGCCACCGCCCTTTCGGGGGCGGCGGGCACCGATTCGCTGTCCACGAGTTTCGCGGCCGGCGACACCATCACGGTGAACGGCACCCCGATCACCTTCGTGGCCTCGGGCGCCACCGGCAACCAGGTCAACATCACCGACAGCGTGCAGACGCTGATGTCGAAGATCGACCAGATCAGCGGCACCAAGAATCCGTCGACCATCAGCAATGGCGCGATCACCCTCCACGGCGCCGATGGTCAGAACCTTGCGATCTCGAGCTCCAACACCGCAGCACTCGGCGCGCTCGGCATTGCCAACAACACGACCGCGACCCCGGCGCCGCTCAGGGTAGGGGGACCGCCCTTCAATACAGCGAGCAATCTGGTCGCGGGCACGCCCGCCAACACCGTGTACTGGTACACCGGCGAAAACGGCCCGGGATCCGCACGCGGCACCGCCCTCGCGCAAGTCGATCAGTCGATCACGGTGCAGTATGGCGCGCGCGCCAACGAACAGGCGTTCCGCTACTTGCTGCAGAATGTCGCGGTGTACGCCGCGGTGACCACCAATGCCAGCAATCCGAATGCGAACGCACAGGTGACCGCGCTCGCGCAGCGGGTCGGCGCGAATCTTGCCCCGCAGAGCGGCCAGCAGCAGATCCAGGACGTGCAGGCCGAGTTCGCCGGTGCCCAGACCGCGACCAAGGCGGCAACCGATCGCCAGACCCAGCTCAAGAGCATGTCGGAAACGATGCTCGACTCGATCGAGGGCGTCAATCAGGATGAGGTCGCGACCAAGATCCTGGCGTTGCAAACCAGCTTGCAGGCCTCGTACCAGACCACGTCGATGCTGTATCAGACCACGCTGTTGAAGTATCTGCCGATCGGCTGA
- the flgK gene encoding flagellar hook-associated protein FlgK → MGLSQALSTAMSGLRATQASLSLVSSNVANAETPGYVRKTLNQDTGTTGQFGSSVLITGVNRQLDEFLQTQLRTETSGAAYADVRSSFLSNLQGVYGNPDSTGTIEDAYNKFLTAVQGLSTSPDSQSARIGVVNAAQSMAQQLNATSQGIQTLRANAEAGINDSINTANNALQQIARLNVQLQATGGTQDASTAALLDQRDRYVTQLSQLMDIRTVTNSQNQVTVFTNSGVQLVGAQAATLSFNAQGTMTPNTQYNSDPTKSTVGTITITFPQGGTYDMVSTNSIRSGKIAAYLELRDNTLVKAQTQIDQFAASMSSALSDKTTAGTAATAGAQSGFDLDLSGLQNGNTIHVSYKDNTTGLTHNLSIIRVNDPSVLPLSNSATVDPNDEVLGVDFSGGMSSVLAQLNGALGGTGLQFSNPSGSTLRVLNDGAANKATVTTASVTSTVSSLTSGDPQLPMFTDNGALYTGAITGNGSQSTGLAARISVNTALVGDPSRMVVYATNPQTPAGDTTRANLVLNQLSNASFSYSPQTGLGTSGAPFTGTLLNFAKQFISQQGESATAAKQLADGQDVVLNTLQTKMDSTSGVNMDEEMAHLLSLQNAYSANARVMSSIKQMYDALLQIS, encoded by the coding sequence ATGGGTTTGAGCCAAGCCCTCTCCACTGCGATGTCGGGCCTGCGTGCCACGCAAGCCTCGCTCTCGCTCGTGTCGTCGAACGTCGCCAATGCGGAAACGCCCGGTTACGTCAGGAAGACGCTGAACCAGGATACCGGCACCACCGGCCAGTTCGGGTCGAGCGTCCTGATCACGGGCGTCAACCGCCAGCTCGACGAATTCCTGCAGACCCAGCTGCGTACCGAGACGTCGGGCGCCGCCTACGCCGACGTCCGCTCAAGTTTCCTGTCCAATCTGCAGGGCGTCTACGGCAATCCCGACTCCACCGGCACGATCGAGGACGCCTACAACAAGTTCCTGACCGCGGTGCAGGGGCTGTCGACCAGCCCGGACTCGCAGTCGGCCCGCATCGGCGTCGTCAATGCCGCGCAATCGATGGCGCAGCAGCTCAACGCGACCTCGCAGGGAATCCAGACGCTGCGCGCCAACGCAGAGGCCGGCATCAACGACTCCATCAACACTGCGAACAATGCATTGCAGCAGATTGCGCGCCTCAATGTGCAGCTGCAGGCCACTGGCGGCACGCAGGACGCGTCGACCGCGGCGTTGCTCGACCAGCGCGACCGCTACGTCACGCAGCTTTCGCAGCTGATGGACATCCGCACCGTGACCAACAGCCAGAACCAGGTGACCGTGTTCACCAATTCCGGCGTGCAACTGGTCGGCGCCCAGGCCGCGACGCTCAGCTTCAACGCCCAGGGCACGATGACGCCCAACACGCAGTACAATTCCGATCCGACCAAGAGTACCGTCGGCACCATCACCATCACGTTTCCGCAAGGCGGCACCTATGACATGGTGTCGACCAACTCGATCCGATCGGGCAAGATCGCGGCCTATCTCGAGCTGCGCGACAACACGCTGGTGAAGGCGCAGACGCAGATCGACCAGTTCGCCGCCTCGATGTCGAGCGCGCTGTCGGACAAGACGACGGCGGGCACGGCGGCGACGGCGGGCGCGCAGTCCGGCTTCGACCTCGATCTTTCGGGACTGCAGAACGGCAATACCATCCACGTCTCCTACAAGGACAACACCACAGGCCTCACGCACAATCTGTCGATCATCCGTGTCAATGATCCGAGCGTGCTGCCGCTGAGCAACAGCGCGACCGTCGATCCGAACGACGAAGTGCTGGGAGTGGACTTCTCCGGCGGCATGAGTTCGGTGCTGGCCCAGCTCAACGGCGCGCTCGGCGGAACGGGCCTGCAGTTCTCCAACCCCTCGGGATCGACGTTGCGGGTGCTCAACGATGGCGCCGCCAACAAGGCAACCGTGACCACAGCTTCGGTCACGTCGACGGTTTCGTCGCTGACGTCGGGAGATCCGCAGCTTCCGATGTTCACTGACAATGGCGCGCTCTACACCGGCGCGATCACCGGAAACGGCTCGCAGTCGACCGGTCTTGCCGCGCGCATCAGTGTCAATACCGCCCTGGTCGGCGATCCCTCGCGTATGGTCGTGTACGCGACCAATCCGCAGACCCCGGCCGGAGACACCACACGGGCCAACCTCGTTCTGAACCAGCTGTCGAACGCCTCGTTCAGCTATTCGCCGCAGACCGGTCTCGGCACGTCAGGCGCGCCGTTCACCGGCACGCTGCTGAACTTTGCCAAGCAGTTCATCAGCCAGCAGGGCGAATCGGCGACGGCCGCCAAGCAATTGGCCGACGGTCAGGACGTCGTGCTGAATACGCTGCAGACCAAGATGGACTCGACCTCCGGCGTCAACATGGACGAGGAGATGGCGCATCTGCTCTCGCTCCAGAACGCCTATTCCGCCAATGCGCGCGTGATGTCGTCGATCAAGCAGATGTACGACGCGCTGCTGCAGATCTCGTGA